The following are from one region of the Paenibacillus sp. KS-LC4 genome:
- the pyrR gene encoding bifunctional pyr operon transcriptional regulator/uracil phosphoribosyltransferase PyrR yields the protein MDDAAIRRALTRIAHEIVEKNKGIDNCTLVGIRTRGVYIARRIAERIQEIEGKPVAVKELDITRYRDDGKVLGSRTEMEAGMIGEMDVELSVVQDRNIILFDDVLYTGRTIRAAMDAVMDCGRPQSIQLAVLVDRGHRELPIRPDFVGKNVPSSKQEQISVTLTEIDSLDQVKIIHQRGQA from the coding sequence ATGGATGATGCAGCCATTCGCCGCGCACTCACCCGCATCGCCCACGAAATTGTGGAGAAGAACAAAGGCATCGACAACTGTACGCTGGTCGGCATTCGGACAAGAGGCGTTTATATCGCCCGAAGAATAGCGGAGCGCATTCAGGAAATCGAAGGCAAGCCGGTTGCGGTAAAAGAACTGGACATTACGCGCTATCGCGATGACGGCAAGGTATTAGGCAGTCGCACCGAGATGGAAGCGGGCATGATCGGCGAGATGGATGTCGAATTGTCGGTCGTACAGGACCGCAACATTATTTTGTTCGACGATGTGCTGTATACCGGTCGGACGATTCGCGCCGCGATGGATGCGGTGATGGATTGCGGCAGGCCGCAAAGCATTCAGCTTGCCGTGCTGGTTGACCGTGGTCATCGGGAATTACCGATCAGGCCGGATTTTGTAGGCAAAAATGTGCCATCCTCCAAACAAGAGCAAATCTCCGTTACGTTAACCGAGATTGATTCCTTAGACCAGGTGAAAATTATTCATCAGAGGGGGCAAGCCTAA
- a CDS encoding aspartate carbamoyltransferase catalytic subunit — MTLLQLRQRSLLGLKELDAEEIIAILDRAAHWEQQETKVQSVLPGKFAANMFFENSTRTRFSFEVAEKRLGAEVLNFSAAVSSVQKGESVYDTVRTLESMGIDVGIIRLKPIGLLAELATKIKVPLINAGDGNNEHPTQALLDLYTMRKQFGEIKGLTVSIIGDILHSRVARSNLYALQKLGATVKFCAPANLQAPSLDARYVTMEEALKSDVVMMLRVQLERHESGMLSSAESYREQFGLTVERAATMPEHAIIMHPAPINRNVEIDDELVEHARSRIFKQMEHGVPVRMAVIERALN, encoded by the coding sequence ATGACACTTTTACAGCTCAGACAGCGCAGTTTGCTTGGTTTGAAGGAGCTTGACGCAGAGGAAATTATTGCTATATTGGATCGTGCCGCTCATTGGGAGCAGCAGGAGACGAAAGTACAGAGCGTGCTGCCGGGCAAGTTTGCAGCTAACATGTTTTTCGAGAACAGCACGCGCACACGCTTTTCCTTCGAGGTAGCGGAGAAGCGGCTTGGGGCGGAAGTGCTGAACTTCTCGGCAGCCGTATCGAGCGTGCAGAAAGGCGAGTCGGTATATGATACCGTTCGCACCCTTGAGTCGATGGGCATAGACGTCGGCATTATCCGGCTTAAGCCGATTGGCTTGCTTGCCGAACTGGCTACGAAAATTAAAGTGCCGCTGATTAACGCAGGCGATGGCAACAACGAGCATCCAACACAGGCGCTGCTTGATTTATATACGATGCGCAAGCAATTCGGCGAAATTAAAGGCTTGACCGTCTCGATTATCGGAGACATTCTGCACAGCCGCGTAGCGCGTTCAAATTTGTACGCTCTGCAAAAGCTGGGCGCAACGGTGAAGTTTTGCGCTCCTGCGAACTTGCAGGCGCCGAGCCTTGACGCTCGTTATGTGACGATGGAGGAAGCGCTGAAGTCCGATGTCGTGATGATGCTGCGGGTACAGCTTGAGCGTCACGAAAGCGGCATGCTGAGCTCGGCTGAAAGCTACCGCGAGCAGTTTGGACTCACGGTGGAGCGAGCAGCGACAATGCCGGAGCATGCGATTATTATGCACCCGGCGCCGATCAACCGCAATGTTGAAATTGACGATGAGCTGGTCGAGCATGCCAGGTCCCGGATTTTTAAGCAGATGGAGCACGGGGTTCCGGTCAGAATGGCCGTCATAGAACGGGCTTTAAACTAA
- a CDS encoding dihydroorotase: MSLWIINGSVWDTAASGLVKQHIRIEDGKIAELASGEAAPDTGSAEVIDAEGKLVSAGFIDMHVHLRDPGFEYKEDIATGTRSAAKGGFTTIACMPNTRPVTDTPETIEYILNKNAKEGIVRVLPYAAISKNQLGRELTDFAALKAAGTIGFTDDGVGVQSAQMMKDAMALAKSLDMPVIAHCEDNTLVEGLFVSEGKFSSENGLKGIPNESEAIHVGRDILLAEATGVHYHVCHVSTEQSVRLIRLGKQIGVNVTAEVCPHHLVLSDEDIPGFDANWKMNPPLRTPRDVAAVIEALEDGTIDMIVTDHAPHSAEEKARGMQLAPFGIVGFETAFPLLYTQFVKTGKWTLGFLLDRMTADPARVFKLETGRLAAGAPADLTIVDLDSERAVDPSTFASRSNNTPFGGWKLQGWPVATIVNGKVVWSEQA, encoded by the coding sequence ATGTCCTTGTGGATTATTAACGGCAGCGTATGGGATACAGCTGCAAGTGGCCTAGTGAAGCAGCATATTCGAATTGAGGATGGCAAAATCGCCGAGCTTGCAAGCGGCGAGGCAGCGCCAGATACAGGTTCAGCAGAAGTGATTGACGCAGAGGGCAAGCTCGTATCAGCAGGCTTTATTGATATGCACGTCCATTTGCGTGATCCCGGCTTCGAATATAAAGAAGACATTGCAACAGGGACGCGTTCAGCAGCGAAGGGTGGATTTACAACCATCGCCTGCATGCCGAATACTCGCCCGGTGACAGATACACCTGAAACGATTGAATACATTTTGAACAAAAATGCGAAGGAAGGCATCGTTCGCGTCCTGCCTTACGCCGCCATTTCCAAAAATCAGCTCGGACGTGAGCTGACGGATTTTGCAGCGCTGAAGGCGGCAGGCACGATTGGCTTTACCGACGATGGTGTCGGCGTACAAAGCGCCCAAATGATGAAGGATGCGATGGCGCTGGCAAAGTCGCTTGACATGCCAGTCATTGCGCACTGCGAAGATAATACGCTCGTTGAGGGCTTGTTCGTCTCGGAAGGCAAGTTCTCCAGCGAGAACGGACTGAAGGGCATTCCGAATGAATCGGAAGCGATTCATGTTGGCCGCGACATTTTGCTCGCCGAAGCGACAGGCGTTCATTATCATGTCTGCCACGTCAGCACCGAGCAATCGGTAAGGCTGATCCGCCTTGGCAAGCAAATCGGCGTCAACGTAACCGCTGAGGTTTGCCCGCATCATCTAGTGCTGTCGGACGAGGACATTCCAGGCTTTGATGCCAATTGGAAAATGAACCCGCCGCTGCGCACGCCGCGCGATGTGGCCGCGGTCATTGAAGCGCTGGAGGACGGCACGATCGACATGATCGTAACGGATCATGCCCCGCATAGCGCGGAAGAGAAAGCTCGCGGCATGCAGCTTGCGCCGTTTGGAATCGTCGGCTTTGAGACAGCCTTTCCGCTGCTGTACACGCAGTTCGTCAAAACCGGCAAATGGACGCTTGGCTTCCTGCTTGATCGTATGACGGCTGACCCGGCACGAGTGTTCAAGCTTGAGACAGGCCGCTTGGCAGCAGGTGCGCCAGCGGATCTGACGATTGTGGATCTGGATAGCGAGCGTGCAGTTGATCCTTCAACCTTTGCCTCGCGCAGCAACAACACGCCTTTCGGCGGCTGGAAGCTGCAAGGCTGGCCGGTAGCGACAATCGTAAATGGCAAGGTTGTATGGTCGGAGCAAGCATAA
- a CDS encoding carbamoyl phosphate synthase small subunit yields the protein MQARLLLEDGTLFTGLSFGAEVQTMGEVVFNTGITGYQEVLSDPSYCGQIVTMTYPLIGNYGISRDDFESIRPYIHGFVVRRNEPVPSNWRAQYSLEQLLKEYSIPGISEIDTRMLTRILRQHGTMKGLLTTGNERIEELQERLGLSTLMTDQVARTSTKHVFSSPGNGERIVLVDFGAKSGILRELTKRGCDVVVVPHDTTAEEIRRLAPDGIQLSNGPGDPKDVPHAVKMISELLGEYPIFGICLGHQLFALACGADTTKLKFGHRGGNHPVKELATNRCYITSQNHGYTVLEDSIASSGLSVTHINNNDRTIEGLKHNTHPAFSVQYHPEAAPGPYDSSYLFDEFLSMIRTHKLNNPPQRRQVVLAETLKVKGELQYAQK from the coding sequence ATGCAAGCGAGATTATTATTGGAAGATGGAACATTGTTTACAGGATTATCCTTCGGCGCGGAAGTGCAAACGATGGGTGAGGTTGTTTTTAATACAGGAATTACGGGATATCAGGAAGTATTGTCTGATCCATCCTATTGTGGACAAATCGTCACGATGACTTATCCACTAATCGGCAACTACGGCATTTCGCGCGATGACTTTGAGTCGATTCGCCCTTATATCCATGGTTTTGTCGTACGCCGTAATGAGCCGGTGCCGAGCAACTGGCGCGCCCAATATTCGCTTGAGCAGCTGCTTAAGGAATATAGCATTCCGGGCATCAGCGAAATCGACACGCGTATGCTTACACGGATTTTGCGTCAGCATGGTACGATGAAAGGTCTGCTTACGACAGGCAACGAGCGCATTGAGGAACTGCAAGAGCGTCTTGGCTTATCTACACTGATGACGGATCAAGTGGCACGCACTTCGACAAAGCATGTATTTTCCAGCCCAGGCAATGGCGAGCGCATTGTGCTCGTAGACTTTGGCGCTAAAAGCGGTATTTTGCGCGAGCTGACTAAACGCGGCTGTGATGTCGTAGTTGTGCCTCATGACACGACGGCTGAAGAAATTCGCCGCCTTGCACCGGATGGCATTCAGCTTTCCAACGGCCCTGGGGACCCGAAGGATGTTCCACATGCGGTTAAAATGATTTCCGAGCTGCTCGGAGAGTACCCGATTTTCGGTATTTGCCTTGGACATCAGCTGTTCGCACTCGCTTGCGGCGCTGATACAACGAAGCTTAAATTCGGCCACCGCGGCGGAAACCATCCAGTGAAGGAGCTGGCGACGAACCGTTGCTATATTACTTCCCAGAACCATGGCTACACTGTACTTGAAGATTCGATTGCAAGCTCCGGTCTGAGCGTAACGCATATCAATAACAATGACCGTACGATTGAAGGGCTGAAGCATAATACGCATCCAGCATTTTCGGTGCAATACCACCCGGAGGCTGCTCCAGGACCGTATGATTCCAGCTACCTGTTTGACGAATTCCTGAGTATGATTCGCACACATAAATTAAACAACCCGCCACAGCGTCGTCAAGTCGTACTCGCGGAAACGTTGAAAGTGAAAGGGGAGCTTCAATATGCCCAAAAATAA
- the carB gene encoding carbamoyl-phosphate synthase large subunit, with protein MPKNNKLKKILVIGSGPIVIGQAAEFDYAGTQACQALMEEGYEVVLINSNPATIMTDTNMADKVYIEPITLEFVSQIIRQERPDGLLPTLGGQTGLNMAVELARAGVLEAENVQLLGTQLTAIEKAEDRDLFRELMRELEQPVPESDIVTTVEAAVAFANEIGYPIIVRPAYTLGGTGGGICANEEELLETVASGIRYSPIGQCLIEKSIAGMKEVEYEVMRDANDNCIVVCNMENFDPVGVHTGDSIVVAPSQTLSDREYQMLRSASLKIIRALNIEGGCNVQFALDPQSFQYYVIEVNPRVSRSSALASKATGYPIAKMAAKIAIGYTLDEIVNPVTGQTYACFEPTLDYIVSKIPRWPFDKFVNANRKLGTQMKATGEVMAIGRTFEESMHKAVRSLEIGTHRIHLKEAADLSEDVLRTRLQKPDDERMFLVAEAFRRGYALQEIQDLTNIDWWFLDKIEGIIAFEDKIRKEATLSRETLYQAKRKGFSDRSIAELRKEGNPKGSLTNEHDIRAYRKELEIVPVYKMVDTCAAEFEASTPYYYSTYEVENEVAPSTKEKVLVLGSGPIRIGQGIEFDYSTVHAVWAIQKAGYEAVIINNNPETVSTDFSTSDRLYFEPLFLEDVMNVIEQEKPIGVIVQFGGQTAINLAAPLAKAGVKILGSSLESIDMAEDRKKFEALLRGLNVAQPEGSTVTSVDEAVATAQRLGYPVLVRPSYVLGGRAMEIVYSDEDLLSYMEVAVKINPEHPVLIDRYMLGMEAEVDAICDGDTVLIPGIMEHIERAGVHSGDSIAVYPPQSLSDSVKEQIVDITIKVSKALNVVGLVNIQFVIHNEVVYVIEVNPRSSRTVPFLSKVTNLQMANLATQAILGTKLADLGHKDGLWPEDEYVSVKVPVFSFAKLRRVDPTLTPEMKSTGEVMGRDVQYAKALYKGLLGAGMKIPTTGSIIATVADKDKEEALELLRGFYSIGYKIIATGGTAAMLEEAGMTVTTVNKLSEGSPNILDLIREGKAQFVFNTLTKGKTPERDGFRIRREAVENGVVCMTSLDTVRALLRMMETINFSSRSMPTLLHK; from the coding sequence ATGCCCAAAAATAATAAACTCAAAAAAATTCTTGTCATCGGCTCCGGCCCGATTGTAATCGGCCAAGCTGCTGAATTTGACTATGCTGGAACGCAAGCTTGTCAGGCGCTTATGGAAGAAGGCTACGAGGTTGTATTGATCAACAGCAACCCGGCTACGATTATGACAGACACAAATATGGCGGATAAAGTATACATCGAGCCAATTACCCTTGAATTTGTATCGCAAATTATTCGTCAGGAGCGTCCAGACGGCTTGCTGCCGACGCTTGGCGGCCAAACAGGTCTGAACATGGCAGTAGAGCTGGCTCGCGCTGGCGTATTGGAAGCGGAAAATGTACAGCTTCTCGGCACGCAGCTGACAGCTATTGAGAAAGCGGAGGACCGCGATTTGTTCCGCGAGCTGATGCGCGAGCTGGAGCAGCCGGTACCTGAAAGCGACATCGTAACGACTGTAGAAGCAGCAGTGGCTTTTGCCAATGAAATTGGCTACCCGATTATCGTTCGTCCTGCCTACACGCTTGGCGGTACAGGCGGCGGAATTTGCGCAAATGAAGAAGAATTGCTGGAGACGGTTGCTTCAGGTATTCGTTACAGCCCAATCGGCCAATGTCTAATTGAAAAGTCGATTGCCGGCATGAAGGAAGTTGAATATGAAGTTATGCGTGATGCGAACGACAACTGTATCGTTGTCTGCAACATGGAAAACTTCGACCCGGTTGGCGTACATACTGGCGACAGTATCGTAGTAGCGCCTAGCCAAACGCTGTCGGATCGCGAGTATCAAATGCTTCGTTCCGCTTCGCTTAAAATTATTCGCGCTTTGAACATCGAAGGCGGCTGTAACGTACAGTTCGCGCTTGATCCACAAAGCTTCCAATATTATGTAATCGAAGTTAACCCGCGTGTTAGCCGCTCCTCGGCGCTGGCTTCCAAAGCGACAGGCTACCCGATTGCCAAAATGGCTGCTAAAATTGCCATTGGCTATACGCTTGATGAAATCGTGAACCCAGTAACAGGTCAGACCTATGCTTGCTTCGAGCCTACGCTGGATTATATCGTATCGAAAATTCCACGCTGGCCGTTTGACAAGTTCGTAAATGCAAACCGCAAGCTCGGCACGCAAATGAAGGCGACAGGCGAGGTTATGGCGATTGGCCGTACGTTCGAGGAGTCGATGCATAAAGCAGTACGTTCCCTTGAAATTGGCACGCATCGCATTCATTTGAAGGAAGCGGCAGACCTGAGCGAGGATGTGCTGCGCACGCGCCTTCAAAAGCCGGATGATGAGCGTATGTTCCTCGTAGCGGAAGCGTTCCGCCGTGGTTATGCATTGCAGGAAATTCAAGATTTGACGAACATCGACTGGTGGTTCCTCGACAAAATCGAAGGCATCATTGCATTCGAGGATAAAATTCGCAAGGAAGCGACGCTTTCTCGTGAGACGCTGTACCAAGCGAAGCGCAAAGGCTTCTCCGACCGTTCGATCGCTGAGCTTCGCAAAGAAGGCAACCCGAAGGGCAGCCTTACGAATGAGCATGATATTCGTGCGTACCGTAAAGAGCTTGAAATTGTACCTGTATACAAAATGGTTGATACTTGCGCTGCTGAGTTTGAAGCGAGCACGCCTTACTACTATTCAACATACGAGGTAGAGAACGAGGTAGCGCCTTCGACGAAGGAGAAAGTGCTTGTACTCGGCTCTGGCCCGATTCGGATTGGACAAGGCATTGAGTTTGACTATTCGACGGTTCATGCGGTATGGGCCATTCAGAAGGCTGGCTATGAAGCGGTTATTATCAACAATAACCCTGAGACGGTATCGACCGATTTCAGCACATCGGACCGCCTGTACTTCGAGCCTTTGTTCCTTGAGGATGTTATGAACGTTATTGAGCAAGAGAAGCCAATCGGCGTCATCGTGCAGTTCGGCGGCCAAACGGCGATCAACCTCGCAGCTCCGCTAGCCAAAGCTGGCGTGAAAATTCTTGGCTCCAGCCTGGAGAGCATCGACATGGCAGAGGATCGCAAAAAGTTCGAAGCCTTGCTTCGCGGCTTGAACGTTGCTCAGCCAGAAGGCAGCACAGTAACGTCTGTTGACGAGGCAGTTGCAACAGCTCAAAGACTCGGCTATCCAGTACTCGTTCGTCCTTCTTACGTCTTGGGCGGCCGCGCAATGGAAATCGTATATTCGGATGAAGATTTGCTGAGCTACATGGAAGTAGCCGTGAAAATCAACCCGGAGCATCCTGTCCTCATTGACCGTTATATGCTCGGTATGGAAGCTGAAGTCGATGCCATTTGCGATGGCGACACTGTGCTCATCCCAGGCATTATGGAGCATATTGAGCGCGCAGGCGTTCACTCCGGAGACTCGATTGCCGTGTATCCGCCGCAATCGTTGTCTGACAGCGTGAAGGAGCAAATCGTCGACATTACGATTAAAGTATCGAAGGCGCTGAACGTAGTCGGCCTGGTTAACATCCAGTTCGTTATTCATAACGAGGTTGTTTATGTCATTGAAGTAAATCCGCGTTCGTCACGTACAGTTCCGTTCCTGAGCAAAGTAACGAACTTGCAGATGGCTAACCTTGCGACACAAGCGATTCTTGGCACGAAGCTGGCTGATCTTGGTCATAAAGACGGTCTGTGGCCTGAAGATGAATATGTATCGGTTAAAGTTCCGGTCTTCTCGTTCGCGAAGCTGCGCCGTGTTGACCCTACCTTAACACCGGAGATGAAATCGACGGGTGAGGTTATGGGACGCGATGTGCAATATGCGAAAGCCTTGTACAAAGGCTTGCTAGGCGCAGGCATGAAAATTCCGACAACGGGCTCGATTATTGCGACCGTTGCGGATAAAGATAAAGAAGAAGCGCTCGAATTGCTTCGTGGCTTCTACAGCATTGGCTACAAAATCATTGCAACTGGCGGCACCGCAGCTATGCTGGAAGAAGCAGGCATGACGGTAACGACAGTGAATAAGCTGAGCGAAGGATCACCGAACATTCTTGATCTGATCCGTGAAGGCAAAGCACAATTCGTCTTCAATACGCTGACAAAAGGCAAAACGCCTGAGCGTGACGGCTTCCGGATTCGCCGTGAAGCGGTTGAGAACGGCGTCGTATGTATGACGTCGCTTGATACGGTTCGCGCCTTGCTGCGGATGATGGAAACCATCAACTTCTCCTCGCGTTCGATGCCTACACTGCTGCACAAATAA
- the pyrF gene encoding orotidine-5'-phosphate decarboxylase — protein MSLTREREQAAGKIMVALDYADAASAERLLNELEGIPCYMKVGMQLFYAAGPAFIAGLKERGYRVFLDVKMHDIPNTVKGGSGSVTRLGVDMFNVHAAGGSAMLEAAVEGMEAALAAGQARPSIIAVTQLTSTNQTTLNEQIGIEGTVEQAVLRYAELARAAGLNGVVASPAEVQAIKQACGASFQTVTPGIRPKGADIGDQSRIMTPAEALKQGTDYMVIGRPITAAANSRAVLEAIIEELI, from the coding sequence ATGAGTTTGACACGGGAACGGGAACAGGCAGCCGGAAAAATTATGGTTGCGCTCGATTATGCGGATGCGGCTTCTGCAGAGCGCTTATTGAATGAGCTGGAAGGTATTCCTTGTTATATGAAGGTGGGCATGCAGCTCTTTTATGCGGCAGGGCCTGCTTTCATAGCGGGTCTTAAGGAACGGGGCTACCGTGTTTTCCTTGATGTAAAGATGCACGATATTCCGAACACGGTCAAAGGCGGCTCAGGCAGCGTGACCCGGCTTGGCGTCGATATGTTCAATGTCCATGCTGCGGGCGGAAGCGCGATGCTTGAGGCAGCGGTCGAGGGCATGGAAGCTGCGCTTGCTGCGGGTCAAGCAAGGCCGAGTATTATTGCGGTGACTCAGCTAACGAGCACCAATCAAACGACGCTCAATGAGCAGATTGGTATTGAGGGCACAGTTGAGCAGGCGGTTCTGCGTTATGCAGAGCTTGCCCGCGCTGCTGGTCTGAATGGCGTAGTAGCATCGCCTGCTGAAGTGCAGGCCATCAAGCAGGCATGTGGCGCTTCCTTCCAGACAGTGACGCCAGGCATTCGCCCGAAGGGTGCCGATATAGGCGACCAATCGCGCATTATGACACCAGCTGAAGCGTTAAAGCAAGGAACAGATTACATGGTAATCGGTCGGCCAATTACGGCAGCCGCTAATTCAAGAGCAGTATTAGAAGCCATTATTGAGGAGCTGATTTAA
- the pyrE gene encoding orotate phosphoribosyltransferase — protein MSQVKLSELPKTIAASLLEIGAVALSPNEPFTWTSGLKSPIYCDNRLTMSYPAIRELVADGFAAVIRERYPDVEVIAGTSTAGIPHAAWVAHKLGLPMAYIRDKAKGHGKQNQIEGRIEPGQKVVVIEDLISTGGSSLKAGLAVREAGAEVLAVLAIFTYQFEQATSAFAEANMPLETLSNYSELIEAAVELGKVKSDDMLKLQAWREDPQSFGK, from the coding sequence ATGAGCCAAGTTAAACTTTCAGAGTTGCCTAAAACAATTGCGGCCAGCCTGCTCGAAATCGGAGCAGTAGCCCTTAGTCCAAATGAGCCATTTACATGGACATCAGGTCTGAAGTCGCCGATCTATTGCGACAATCGCCTCACGATGTCTTACCCAGCTATTCGCGAGCTCGTTGCGGATGGCTTCGCAGCTGTTATCCGCGAGCGTTATCCGGATGTTGAAGTCATCGCGGGCACCTCGACAGCCGGTATTCCCCATGCAGCTTGGGTCGCGCATAAGCTTGGATTGCCAATGGCTTACATCCGCGACAAAGCGAAGGGTCATGGCAAGCAGAACCAAATCGAAGGCCGCATTGAGCCTGGGCAAAAGGTTGTTGTCATCGAGGATTTGATTTCAACTGGAGGCAGCTCGCTTAAAGCGGGGCTTGCCGTTCGCGAGGCAGGTGCCGAGGTGCTAGCGGTGCTAGCGATTTTTACCTACCAGTTCGAGCAGGCGACTTCGGCATTTGCCGAGGCAAACATGCCGCTTGAAACGTTATCCAATTATTCCGAGCTGATTGAAGCAGCCGTAGAGCTTGGCAAGGTGAAGAGCGATGATATGCTGAAATTGCAAGCATGGCGCGAAGATCCGCAATCGTTTGGCAAATAG
- a CDS encoding ABC transporter ATP-binding protein, translating to MIFSKKKKDEQPAQQPDLVEEEKQDLKLEKEVHNETLLSVVNVERVFQAGGAPLRVLKGINMQLRQNQLVMLRGRSGSGKTTLLNCLGGLDTPTEGEIWFNGRPFHKLSDDKRTLVRRKEMGFIFQAFALMPLLSAKENVELSLRMAGVPRATWKERVNHCLELVGLEKRMNHRPFELSGGEQQRVAIAKAIAHKPILLLADEPTAELDSNMSAQIMNVFKTIIRTEQVTICMTTHDPTIMEVADHVYEMVDGKFI from the coding sequence ATGATATTTAGCAAGAAAAAAAAGGATGAGCAACCGGCACAGCAGCCCGACCTAGTGGAGGAAGAAAAGCAGGATCTAAAGCTAGAGAAAGAAGTACATAATGAAACACTGCTTTCCGTTGTGAATGTTGAACGGGTATTTCAAGCTGGCGGCGCGCCGTTGCGCGTGCTCAAAGGCATTAATATGCAGCTTCGCCAAAATCAGCTCGTTATGCTTCGCGGCCGTTCCGGCTCGGGCAAGACTACGCTGCTGAACTGTCTAGGCGGACTAGATACGCCAACGGAAGGCGAAATCTGGTTCAACGGCAGGCCCTTTCATAAGCTGAGCGACGACAAGCGTACACTTGTCAGGCGCAAGGAAATGGGCTTTATTTTCCAGGCGTTCGCCTTGATGCCGCTGCTGTCTGCGAAGGAAAATGTCGAGCTGTCGCTGAGGATGGCCGGCGTTCCGCGTGCAACGTGGAAGGAGCGGGTGAACCACTGCCTGGAGCTGGTTGGTCTGGAGAAGAGGATGAACCATCGGCCCTTCGAGCTATCGGGGGGAGAGCAGCAGCGCGTAGCTATCGCGAAGGCGATTGCCCATAAGCCGATCCTGCTGCTGGCGGATGAGCCAACCGCAGAGCTGGATTCAAACATGTCCGCTCAAATTATGAATGTTTTTAAAACCATTATTCGCACGGAACAAGTCACGATCTGTATGACGACACATGATCCTACTATTATGGAGGTTGCCGACCATGTCTATGAAATGGTTGACGGGAAATTTATTTAA
- a CDS encoding efflux RND transporter periplasmic adaptor subunit, translating to MSMKWLTGNLFKRPAILSLAAIMLITSGCSLLPAEDEEEVLPSIAPPQISKKPEYEVTTATLETKVNVIGKLISSREEPVFFTLDGKNLKELNIKVGDKVSAGQVIGQLDVDSLSKTLRMDKLAFRKEETAMKEALRTRDEMDPIEFEERLILFEEKKQALVDQESDIAKATLTAPISGTVVSLNVEKGAAIKAYSTIAVIADTTTLIPAAKLTKDERAKIVVGMPIVAEISNAGQFKGTVKMMPLTNDDSTGGNNGGGTGTNTDKEKPEDFMQVEIKNMPKNLTRGTPLSISIITKRKENVIVIPPSTLRSIGSRTYVQVIDEDGKREVDVEVGQQTATQIEILKGLEPGQKVVGR from the coding sequence ATGTCTATGAAATGGTTGACGGGAAATTTATTTAAGCGTCCCGCAATATTAAGTCTTGCTGCAATCATGTTAATAACTAGCGGCTGCTCCCTGCTGCCCGCTGAAGATGAAGAGGAAGTTTTGCCTTCCATTGCACCGCCTCAAATTTCCAAGAAGCCAGAGTACGAGGTAACGACAGCTACGCTGGAGACGAAGGTTAATGTTATCGGCAAGCTGATTTCGTCTCGCGAGGAGCCTGTTTTTTTCACTCTGGATGGTAAAAACCTGAAGGAGCTGAACATTAAAGTAGGCGATAAAGTGTCCGCAGGGCAGGTCATTGGCCAGCTTGATGTCGATTCCCTCTCCAAGACGCTGCGCATGGATAAGCTGGCCTTCCGCAAGGAAGAGACAGCGATGAAGGAAGCGCTGAGAACACGCGATGAGATGGACCCGATCGAATTTGAGGAAAGATTAATTTTATTTGAAGAGAAGAAGCAGGCACTGGTCGATCAGGAGTCTGACATTGCGAAAGCTACGCTGACAGCGCCGATTAGCGGAACGGTTGTTTCGCTCAACGTCGAGAAGGGGGCAGCAATTAAAGCATATAGCACAATTGCGGTCATTGCCGATACAACGACGCTTATTCCAGCAGCGAAGCTGACGAAGGATGAGCGGGCCAAAATCGTCGTCGGCATGCCGATTGTAGCTGAAATCAGCAATGCTGGCCAGTTCAAAGGCACGGTAAAAATGATGCCGTTAACCAATGACGATTCCACTGGCGGCAACAACGGTGGCGGCACCGGAACGAATACGGATAAAGAGAAGCCGGAAGATTTTATGCAGGTAGAAATTAAAAATATGCCAAAAAACTTAACTCGCGGCACCCCGCTTTCGATCAGCATTATTACGAAGCGCAAGGAAAATGTCATTGTAATCCCGCCATCTACACTACGTTCCATTGGATCGCGTACGTACGTGCAGGTCATTGATGAGGATGGCAAACGTGAAGTGGACGTAGAGGTTGGACAGCAAACGGCTACGCAAATCGAGATTTTGAAAGGCTTGGAGCCGGGACAGAAAGTTGTAGGTCGATAG